DNA sequence from the Liolophura sinensis isolate JHLJ2023 chromosome 1, CUHK_Ljap_v2, whole genome shotgun sequence genome:
AGGGCAACGATGGAGCATCAGGGAATGAAGATCTGTTCTCTAGCCAAAGACATCAGCGTGTCGTTTCAGCGTCTGATGTGATCCGGTACACCCCTGGGGCTTCTCAACAACCATACCAAGGTAGCTAGTTCAGAGTGGGGATCGAAACACATTAATCTATATTCAATTGATAGACCAATCAGGCTTACGTTTGTTTTCTAAGAACATTTCAAAATTCATGTGGaattaaaaattgaaaaggTTGTGATTTACACATAGTTGTACCCATACCttagatttgattgatttacatGCAATCTGAAGATGTGCCACTAATGCAAAATAACCTGAGGCTATCTTAAGTAGAAGATAATGTTTTTAACCTACATGCAAGACATGTTTTGAGGcctttttgcatttattttctgCTATTCTATGTAGCTTTAACATTGGCTTTGAAATCTACCTCGGATATATGATAACTGTACGAAAGAGAAACTGAAACTTGCTTGACATCAGACCGACTGGTCATTCTACTTTCAGAGAACTGTGACTGGGTTAGGGGTCATGCCTGCATGGCATTTtaatgaggcagcactacaaAGTTGTTATGGGCACCAGGCAACTGCGTGGTGGTACCATTGTGATAGGTCACACATATTAATTTATATCCTAACAAAACAGGCTTGTTTTATGTGGAAAAGGGATGGTTCTTGGCATCAATTCATTTCCCTTTAATAGTAGTATGCAGTGGATGATTGGTTTTGTTGAAAGCAAAACTGGGGGTTATAACAACACCAGGATATGTATCAAGAGTGACATTCCGGGTTGCATTCATATTTTCCTGTGCCTGATCATTCAGAGAAGGAGTTGGTCTATGATTTAAATAGCTTGAGTTCTTTTACATtcgaaattaaataaataactgcaaCAGTGCGTGTAGGCCTTTGTACATTAGCTGTAACATAGTTCGTCATTTAATAATCATGTGGCAAGATTTATAGTTGTTGCAAGATCAGAGATTTCATGCTTTCTAGTTACAGTGTTTTTAATTTGCTGGTATCAGACTTTTCCATCAGTCAGGGCAGTTTagtttttacatatttcttcaGTGTTATAACCAGACATTAGTACAGTTGCTACATTTAGAAACATTATTTGTCCAcacattattaaattattaccaTTTCCCAATGGGCTCTTGTAATTACAACATAATTTGGTTCAGTATTAGATGAAGTTTGATATTTCTTCAGTTGAAGGAGTATCGGAAGAGTCTGGCAATTACTCCTGGGATTATGTCTTCAAGGCGCTGTCACCTGATGAAACGGTAAGCATTTATCACCGGCCATACTCCTAGATTTATAACTTATATATTGGTGGTCACTTCTATAGCCGAGAATGTTGTGTGAAACAGAGGTGTATTAAAGTACGtacggtacatgtatagatgtgtaCATTGCATGTACTAAACATTGTTTACCCATATACCATTGAAGTTTACGCCTTAATCGTTATCCCTTTCAGTTCCACATCAAGCGGCCCGTGGTCAGGAGAGAAAAAATAAGAGCTTATCAGACTGGGGACTCGCCTTGACAAGGTTGACAGCTGTGGaatattgactacatgtacctgtcataTGAAGATGTGAACTGCTTTCGCTTATTATCACACAGATCAAGGTCCAGCGACTGCTAGCAGAATAACAACGACATAATGAACTCAGTTAATTGGTATCTCCCATTTTGTTTCAGTGATGCAGGCACAAGTATTCCACTTGCCTTAGTAACTGAAAATCatatattttgccaaagcaaatgTGACgtaatgtttataaatgtatttgtaatagATAACATTTAATTTTCTTTGATCAAGTTAAGGCTTTGGAGTTGTATGTTACGTCATGTTCAGTGAGATTTTGAACTGAATTGTCGTATTGTGCTCTCGAGAAAAGACAAGAGTTAACTCATTGCTAATGCGTCATATTTTGCCcctgtatatatctgtatgttgtAATATGAAtggtgaaaatgataaaaacaaatggGGATGGATGAGTTAAGATGACATTGGTCAGGAAGGGGCCTGTTTTACCAAGCTACCCTAACCGTGTACGGACTGTTGGGGAAATTATGCAGACTATGGTCGCCAACTAAGGGTTACGCTACggaaaaaaaattactacaAAAGTAAAACTGTCTATAAATGTTTTGCCAGCTTACATTACTGCTGTCTGTGGCCGCTGTGTACCAATGTGATCGGTTGAATCAATTacaatttttgttaaattagatttaaaatgtaaatcaaTTAAATTACTTTATATAAATAACATCATTTTTATCACTTGCATTTATGATACGGATTGTGactatcacaaaaaaaaaatggcagacAGAAGTTGAGTTATAAACGATAAAAGTTTCAAAGATAGAACACCTAACAATTTTAAAGCCGAATTTAGTTCCTGGTAGCCACATACCGACTTCACTAAGGATTTTGATCTGTCTTTCGAAAATCTAAGACAAAAAGCTTGTTTGTGGAATGGCCTAGACAAAAATGCTAGCCAGCTAATTACTGTCTAAACTTAGCttatacattttttgtgtgaaacagACCCTGAGGTGTTTCTTGCGATTTTGTGTGTTTGCACCATATTCTAATGACTGGCTACAAAATAGACAATTTTGTTATCTGTGTGTCACAGGGAAATTGATTCTCTCTCCACTTGCtcaaatagatttatttttgtaattttgtatttataaattttgagATGATAGGTATTTTTTGAGTTTTTGAGTATGGAAGTTAAATAATCGTATGCAATGATGATTTTGGTGTTGTGAAATTCCATTAGTTGTGTAGGCGTACTCCAGTGGGAGCTGGCATGGTTTTAACGCTACTGAGAAAGCAGAAATGCGCTCTGATCCATTCACACACAGCTAGCAGGAAGCTAGCAATGGTTCCTGCTAAATAACGTTTAAAAAAGACTACATATACACAAAGGCTGTGAAGAAATATGTATCGATAAAAGCTAGGGTGTTTTGTAAAATGGGTCACACTTGAACGActaatgaaatacattttatactAGTGGTGTATTTATATTTGGTTAATCTTGAATATATGTTCTAGTTTTTTACAACTAATCCTCGACGTATATTGAATTCTGTGCATATATAACATTTACTGGATTTGGTGCTCAAATATTATGTGTAATCGTGACAGTTGGATATAAATTGTGTACACAGGAAAGTATTATTAATCTCTATTTATCTTCAGTCATCTTTATTCATATTATACTTATATACCGATAAGTAGAGAAACTTATTTATACTGTGTATGTTGAGAAAAGCAACTTGTGTTTAAGAACATGTCGACATATAAAGTACTTGCGTGTCTTACATGTCTGTTCTCTTTTCTGACGAAGACCAACAGCACAGGTATATAAAAAGGTATGTGTATTGCAACCAGCCCAAGTATTTACTGATGTTATGTTAAGTTTGTgaaaattaaatgcattttaaacttATAGTAATATACATCATTGACATTGTATGATTTTACTGACAGTGTCTGTCTTCTTTCTTCCTTGCACTATGCTGGGAAACTTGAGAATTGATAAATCTGATCACCATTCGGTAGTCTGGAGTATGGGGTTTAACACATCAAAGGACATACATGCATGAAGTTGCTGCGTTTCACTTTATAACTGTCCAGGCTGTACACGTGAATTTATGGCGATAAGATTTTTGGTTGTAAGGTCACTGGTTCGAAACGCGGAGTGGTTGCGGCCAAATTATAGCGCTAGAATATTTGCTATACTCCAGAAGTGGGAGTCCCAGATTTTTGACTGAGAAATGTACTAGTTTTTAAATTCCCCATGCTAACACAAAGTCATATTTACTCTAAAGCTGCTGGATTTATTTCTCACTCAAGCATAATAACCTAGAGACAAATAAGGCGGCGCAGGTAAGGCATTAGATTTGCTGTAGATTGCGCATTTCTTCGCGGGACACGGACTCTCCCTCCAGGCGTACCTGACGCCAAGGATATGGACGTTGGCGCCGCAGTTCTGACTGTACGTTAAATCAATGGATGACGTTCGTTGTTTCCTTATAGGCGCTGGCTTCCATTCGGCGTCGTTTGTGAGGCACTTTACGTTGACATTCGCAGAACAGCATacctgaataaataaaataacgaaACTTAGTTTATCGGTACCGTTCACCGCAGCGAAGGCTTTGACCAAGCCAAATATGTTTCGTCTTAAAACACGTGAAACCCATTAATGATCAGTTCTTAGGCAAATAACACCAGTTGGGCCAGTTTTACCGAACAACTGCTTCTGGTAGAACAGTTTTGAAGATATACTAAAATTGTACAATGATTTTTCGATTTTTCGCGATTAGCATAGCATTCATACTCGTCACGAAACATGGTGCCTTTGTATTGAGTCACAACGCAGGTAGTATATTTAGAATTCATACCTCGTAACCGTCATTGCTTCTGACCTCGATGGGCGTCCTTCCGCTGTCAAACTCTATGGTCACGATACCCGAGGTCGGGTTGACGGACACTGTGGTAGGGAAAGGCCCCTGATATCGTACGTTAGGAACCCCGTAAGCCACAGCTTCGGCGGCCAGACCCAGGCGGAGACCAAcgtcttgtttgttttttgggtgAGTACTACAATTAAAAGCATAATGGGAAAAATAATGGTCATTCTGGACCGGGAAGACACTATATCTACATCCTATTAAATAATCTTTTAACTTCAAagatggcgatcagttttatagCTTGAAACCAAAGTGCCTGGTACGAACGTTCCCACATATGAAGTACAGATACGCGCACCATATTAGTGGGTTaaaaatggtcttcaacgaagTTAACACTCGGCAAAAGTTTGCATGATGATCGTTGATAGATAATTGTTACTGTCCCAATGAAAAGTGAGAAGCTGTGGTTCCAGGATTTCCCTCTCCAAGGCCAGGATCTCCAAGACCGACATCTCCTACATCTTTACGACTGAGATACAACCATCTTAATACACGACCACGACTCTCTTTGCGGTAAATAAATAAGGTCTTCTTTTTTACTGCAATTTAGTTTCGGGAAGGCCATTGTAATACTAACTGATTTCGgcattaggcctatatatcgcCATGGTTTTATTAGCAGTTAGGTTAAGTTAGTGATTGCTGCCGGATAGATGCAAGGGTAGGACTAAGAGCTTACGTATTCCAAGGACTGTCGTAATCGGCAAGATCCATTGCTACAGACATAAAGACCTTGTTCATGACGGAGTTGGGTACGTAACCATAACCAGCTGTCTGAGCCCACCGTAGTGCCGGGAAGCTACCAATAGTGCTCTGCTGGGTCCAAGGGGCAATCTGTCGACAAAAACACCGGTTGACTGCCTGAGCTGTGATTTGGATACTTCGCTTATAAGCCCTTTGCTTACTTTCATCACCACTCCATGTAATGAGAAACTATCGGCCagataaaatcattttaacactatatatatgtaacaggtACAAGTCAAATCTTTTCTTTGAGCTATTGTTGGCAAATAGAGCAATTTAATTTGATTAGGTAATATGaattttagtaaaaaaaatctccagtaggcctacatcctCTTTTATGTCTCTCATGTTCTCATCTGTATAACAATACAAAAAGTTTACAAAGAGAGTAATTACACATGTGCAGGAATTGTTTAAATGTCCATTTACAAACAAAGCTCTTTGTTTGGCGATAAATGAACACGTGCTATAACACATTTACAGAACATTCGAGTCTTTGAGAAACCCgtcataaatgttttcattctgaACTGCGAAGTAAATGCTGTAAAAGCCAGACCGCCAGTGACTTGAATCTATGCCAAACACTGTCATGCATATGTTTATCTAACGGAAGTTCCAAGGATAATCcctgataccaagcatgcaaaAGTTCACATAAACCAGTAGTACATTGACTTTGTATAATAGGTGATGCAAACTGAACTAGTTTTTGACCACTAGCGTATCCGTCAAATattgcatgtatgcatgtgtaactACTCAACCCAGCGTTTAAATGGATAACTTCCACTGCTAGGAAATGCACGGCCAAcgtgccctaaaatgtgaactTAGATGGTTGAACAGAGGCTTTTAAGCGGTAATAAAACTTGTAAAGTGTAGTAATATTGTGAAGCCCGACATTCTCGTGATTCACTTGTATAGCATAAAGCAGCGTTTTATGGCCATAATTGCGAGACCccatttttcaaacaatttataaCGTCATTTCCAAAAGCAAAAGAAAGACCTTTGATATTCTAGGTATGACATAAAATTCAGATTTCAAAATCCTATAATTGGTCGGTAATTTCAAGTATGAATACAAATCAGTCGGTCCATAATACGGTTAAAACCGTTGTTGCGAAATCAAAAAAAGCTGATcctcatttaaaatatttacctgAACGAATCCAAAAGGGAATATGGCATCCGTTTCACCGCCTGATCCCTCGTGGAATGTTTGCCTCCAACTTTTGATCATCGCGGGGAAAAGACATTTGTAAGCTGAAGGATCCCGTGCGTTTGTCTCACCTGGAAATGCCCAAAACGCCCACATACATTCTTTTGAAACTGAGCAAAAGCCATTGTTTCTGTATAAGTGTGAATGTTTGAGTCTTTTGATGTGTACTGGTTCTTTGATCTAGTTACTTTTCCGTAGAGGAAAGGCAGCGTCTAATTATAATGCTACTTTATAACAATTTTTAATGAACTTTGATATACAAGTTACTAATTCAGCTCTCCAATAATGTATTCAAAATTCAGACCACCTCAACAATGTCATTCCATTGCCTCTAACACCACAGCCACATGGCGAAGTCTTTGAATAAAGACTTACCTTGGTACCAGATCGCTCCGTAGATTGTCATATTCACTAGCGGTGCCATCATAGAGTTCCACAACACGGTTGGCTCATCGGGAACATAAAATACACCCGGCACAGGCTTGGCCATCACGAGTGGGCTGtcgtagaacaaaatgacaatgcaTCTTAAAAATATCTTTACCGGACGCGAAGGAATCATAACTTTCATATTTCCGCTTTTGCATTCTGACAAATTATTACTTTAAACCGAAAGTTTCCAGCATTATCCAGCTTGAATTGTTCCCAAGAACTGAGAGGTGCATCAGATTTTTAGGTTTTGGTAAGTATAGAAATCCATTATTTCACATTCAATAGCACGACTTAAGCAAAAACAAATACGCTTCTAGTTAAATGTAACAACattcataaatacaaaatgtctaCATTCATCAAGTTATTACCTGGGAATTTTCACATTACATGTTGCCAAACCGTCAGTTGTCATCCATGGTTCTATGGCTGCCCCTCCCCAGTTAGAGTCTATCAGACCTATAGGGTAGCCTCGATGGCGGTACAAATACTTCCCATAAAACCAGCAAACCGCAGAGAAGTAATCCCAGTCAGGTCCTCCAATCGAAGCTGAAAATACGAAATACGCCTTCGGCATTAGATAATTCAGATTCCACactgtgtacaaatattgtaGGATAATGACTGATAATTGATAGGATAAGATTTTCGTCATACTATTTTTAAACCATAACGAATAAGTTCTTGAGTAAATGAAGAAGGTGTATTGATGGATCCTTAGAAAAATAACGCTATCTTTTTCCTTACGTTTGTTAAAATCTCAGATTTTTCGCCGTTTGCCCATATCCTGAATTTGGATTAAACTCCTTACTTATCAACATTTCTCTGGCGGCGAACACATGTATGGGTAGTCTGGAGAAAAACAGGAGGACTGGATGAATGGAAACCACATCTCTATATGGCAAACCTGACATAAAGATGTAGATGAACCAGCCGCATGTGAACCGTGTTTAATTTATGTAGTTGTAGTTTTGGAGATGAAGTCATGTACCGGTACTGACCTCTGCTCACCACAGCCCACGGCTGGAGGATCTGAGGCAGATCCGCCACCAGATGTGGAGAGGCCTTTCTGCTGATGGTCATAACCCGAATATTCGGATAGTGGTCAGCATCGGCTATTTCTTGGGAGGCATTGTACGcctacaaaacaacaacaaatcagTGAATAGTTTGTCGTGAAAGGATAGTGCCAACAGACAAACTggcggccaaaagaaactttacagaGAGTTcgaatcaatttattttgccaaagcaaaaaacaggatgactgaaatttaatacattaaaaagaccaatgactttagatattgaaagtcttgagtaagaacggacaaagcagccctcaaatcattttacatgtgaacaaacagagcaggggcagaaaaatagccattccatcttggttaaccatgggcagagtatacaaaaagttgattatttttcaaatccgtcaatatcaaaaccaaacaatatcgcgtgtggccacccctgcttcaatgcatgcaaaaactctccgacgcatagaaaaagtccgTCGTGTGATGAGaggacgtgggattcgttgtcATTCATGTTGGAGAGCTAACACCAGTTCTTTTCGGTTGGCTACAAGGTATGGTCGTTGTCTTACTCAACGACCcttgatatcccaaaggtgttctgtTGGGTACAtttctggggaacgtgcaggccacggcgtcgttggcgtccaggaagttgtgcacaactcgagctgtatgggggtctggcgttgtcgtgctggtacaggacaccacttgactgctgttgaaggaatggcaggacatcAGGATgcagaatttcatccacgtaacgttgagctgttaggttcccgtaattgatgaccagtggtgtccgttcctctccacaaatcccacccaaCACCATCACGCTGtcgccaccaaacggtaccacctcctggacgcatgatggaGCCGTTCGTTCtcctcttcgacggtaaactcgctgaGTGCCATCGGCTAGGAACAGACAGAAGCGGCTATCATTTGTGAAAAAGAAACGTtgccagtcacgtcgctgccaacggcgtacaattcgagtcCATCACAACGAGTCCATCACtagagtcaatcgaggcattactttggtggtttttagcgAGTGTGCAAGTCCAACACAGTGTGTGttacgtttttatacacttattacatgtgcagttgcggccatccatgggtcacgtgagttttcaactttcttcgttttCTCataacaaattcgtgtgggcgtatatgacgcttgtcgcacatggggatatgcttcgtacaataattttagtttttctacaataatttggtattaatttgctcaAAAGGCTAATTAAATTTAGCCCACGGAGTAAAGTTTCTTTTGACCGTCAGGTTATTTTCTATTCAAGTAAATTGTCAGCAGCTGCCTAATATTTTAGACTAGCTCTGAATATTGTCCATCGAGATTTGTAAGGAAAGATCTTGCGCCTTTATCGGAATCAGATGTACACGAATGGCTAAAAGGGTACTAGCAACGGTGCCAGTAATTATAAGTAATTAATTATAACACTGTATCATTATTGCtattaaatttgtttgtgtaaatgtaagCTGGTGAGGGtctatgatttatttgaaatgtaaataataacaactgtaaaattattcctttgtatttattatttgagaACATTTGTAATGCCCAGAATTTGCGGAATTTGATGCAGATTATTTGCCTTCCACAAATATgacatctgtacgtcacatatatgaatgtttgtCAATTTGCCGCCGAAGTTCACTGGAGTACACCGGTTTGCCCCAGCTTGAAAATGACCGACGTTATACAGAGTAAAAGTTCTGAGCAAAGTATAAAATAAGAGCCAaaccaataaacaaacaaactgatgAATCTTACCATCGATACAGTAAGCTGCATATTACTTTGTCCCGAACAAATCCAAACGTCTCCAAAGAGGACATTGTGTAGCTGAATCGTGCCGGAAGTAGATGATGCCGTGATAACGTAGGGCCCGAGATTAGTGATGGCTGGAAGCTTAACTGACCAGACCCCGCCTTTAGCCACATTACCCTTGACCACTGTAGTGGACACTGGATGACTACCCAAAGTCACTGTTATTTTTTCTCCCAGTTTCGGAGAGTACCCCCAAATGTTGGCCCTCTGGGGTCCCCGCTGAAGAACCATGTGGTCCCCATAGTAAGAGGCGAAGGAGAAACTTCCTGTGAAGACACCGATAAACCCTTTGCTTACTGTGTTAGACGGATATACTGTTTACTAGAGCAGTATGCCAAGGCGATTAACCCTTTGCATTCTCGCTGATGAACCATGCGGATGCCTTAGTTAtaaatttgtacaaatttaTGTGTATTAATCGGTAAACTACTTTACTAATAATCAGTATTTGTTGataatgtttttgtaatgaaaaTTGCGTGTTTTCATTCgagattttgtttgtttagaaatggtacttgttgttgcctcgtactgagaggtaagagcaaggaaactttaCTCATTGGGCCGGTGTCaatatagtgtgactgggtgggatgtcatgccaggtgtattcggcatgatacttcgtTGGCGGCAGGGCTTTGGCGGCGTGGACTCGCCCTGACACAAAaggcacaatatatgtatacacacttaatgactcctggtcgtgaaatgactgaaaaatagttaagtacgacgtgaaaccccgagcacacacacacacacacacacacacacacacacacacacacacacacacacacacacacacacacatacacacatacatatatacatacatacatacacacaaagaCCTACATTATCGCAGGATAGATGTGCGATTTTGGTGCAATAATgctcaaaaaatatataaaactgcaATTCTCTGTACATTAACTGTTGCTTGAGTGTACCGGGTTATAGCATATATTTTGACGTACACCTTCCTTACCTAAAGTGGCTGAAACAGACCTGCTGGTTAACACAGCGACTGTCAGCAAACCCCCGACACGTATCCAGAACATATCTGCCATCTGGCATGTGGAGTATTATTCCTGTTTCGTTCAGTAAACCCCGTGTCGAGGACATATTTTCCGTGTCAATATGGCAGCAAAATCTGATAACAGACTGATAAGTTTTTATCTTAATTTTGTGAGCTAGGTATAGCCCCTGAGAAAACTATccaccaaataaatatttgtcttttatttaaaCCCTTCTTGAAAACCGAAATATTGAATTATTCATCGCCTTGTATCTTTTGTTGGAGTTACCTCAATACTTTATGAAGCTTATCAGTGAAAATGGAAATATGAGATTCGTctattattgttatattttgacttaaagtgTAAGTTGATAATGAATGACTGGGTTTTTACTAAACATAAAGCGTTATTGTATCAGCTGTTTGTCAACCATCAGTTATGAATGGACCTTTGGCGCATGTATATCACATAGTTCAAACATGTAACTATATGTTATCCACGTTTGTCAAGATATTTGTTCACCAAGTTCTCCATTAACACGCATTTGATTACACATCTTCATGAAGTTAACTGTTTTCAATGTATACTTTGAACGATTTCAGTTGGTGGAAATGGGGTCatataatatgtgtatatagattTGAGAAACAACGATTTCCGGAATCTCTTGTGTATGTGAAACCTTCTGGTACGAAACAAAACAAGTGGACTGGAATAGGACAAATCGTTGTTAAGGGTCTAATTAGCGCATTGCAAGCACTCAAATGTTTAAAAGGTTTAAAGTTCGAAACTGGCAGATGTATCCCCATATGCGTTTGCCAGTTGAGCCCCTGTGTTACAACAATTAGCAAGATAACATTGGAATATTGAATAAGTTGGCTTGTGTTTAACTGGCTATGTCAGGTTGCGTTTGTATGAGGGCTTTCAAGTTTAGATGTTAAGTCATAAATAGGATCAGTTGAGATCAGTTAAGAAGTAAGAAGTGTCGTCTCATGAGCAGATACCAAGTTTCTACACGTTTCTACACATTTCATACGTGTGCTCATAAATAGTCATATTGTACACAAGTCACGCAGGGTACATGGTCATAGATAAAGAGAATCAGTTGGAAGCAAATTCCCAGGTGAGGCCAAGAATGAATCATAACAGCAGAAGTGGGGAAACAGCTGACAGTGTTCGGTCAGGACACCACCTTTATATTTCTTCTTGTAACTTATCCACTCTGGAATTTTTTAATCATGTTAAAGGGGTCTTCTGGGATCAATCAATTAAACTAGTATTCCCGCCTTCCATTAAGGTTGCGGGTTGGATTTCAGCCGTAGC
Encoded proteins:
- the LOC135461718 gene encoding sialate O-acetylesterase-like, with the protein product MVLQRGPQRANIWGYSPKLGEKITVTLGSHPVSTTVVKGNVAKGGVWSVKLPAITNLGPYVITASSTSGTIQLHNVLFGDVWICSGQSNMQLTVSMAYNASQEIADADHYPNIRVMTISRKASPHLVADLPQILQPWAVVSRASIGGPDWDYFSAVCWFYGKYLYRHRGYPIGLIDSNWGGAAIEPWMTTDGLATCNVKIPSPLVMAKPVPGVFYVPDEPTVLWNSMMAPLVNMTIYGAIWYQGETNARDPSAYKCLFPAMIKSWRQTFHEGSGGETDAIFPFGFVQIAPWTQQSTIGSFPALRWAQTAGYGYVPNSVMNKVFMSVAMDLADYDSPWNTTHPKNKQDVGLRLGLAAEAVAYGVPNVRYQGPFPTTVSVNPTSGIVTIEFDSGRTPIEVRSNDGYEVCCSANVNVKCLTNDAEWKPAPIRKQRTSSIDLTYSQNCGANVHILGVRYAWRESPCPAKKCAIYSKSNALPAPPYLSLGYYA